A single genomic interval of Daucus carota subsp. sativus chromosome 1, DH1 v3.0, whole genome shotgun sequence harbors:
- the LOC135150700 gene encoding potassium/proton antiporter CemA: MREILDGVESTNEVGSLKINRRNEKMSKKKAFTSLLYLASIVFLPWWISLSFNKSLESWVTDWWNTRQSEIFWNDIQEKNIIKNFIELEEILLLEEMIKEDSETHLQNLRIGIHKETLQLIKIHNEDHIHTILHFSTNIICFVILSGYSILGNEELVILNSWAQEFIYNLSDTIKAFWILLLTDFFIGFHSTRGWELMIGFVYKDFGFAHNDQILSSLVCIFPVILDTLFKFWVFRYLNCVSPSLVVIYHSMNE, translated from the coding sequence ATGAGAGAAATATTGGATGGCGTAGAGTCAACTAATGAGGTCGgttcattaaaaattaatagacGAAatgaaaaaatgtcaaaaaagaAAGCATTCACCTCTCTTTTATATCTTGCATCTATAGTATTTTTGCCCTGGTGGATTTCTCTCTCATTTAATAAAAGTCTGGAATCTTGGGTTACTGATTGGTGGAATACTAGGCAATCTGAAATTTTTTGGAATGATATTCaagaaaagaatattataaaaaatttcatagaattggaagaaatcctTCTTTTGGAGGAAATGATCAAGGAAGACTCAGAGACACATCTACAAAACCTTCGTATAGGAATCCACAAAGAAACGCTCCAATTAATCAAGATACACAATGAGGATCATATTCATACGATTTTGCACTTCtcgacaaatataatctgtTTCGTTATTCTAAGCGGTTATTCTATTTTGGGTAATGAAGAACTTGTTATTCTTAACTCTTGGGCTCAGGAATTCATATATAACTTAAGTGACACAATAAAAGCTTTTTGGATTCTTTTATTAACAGATTTTTTTATCGGATTCCATTCGACTCGTGGTTGGGAACTAATGATTGGCTTTGTCTACAAAGATTTTGGATTTGCTCATAATGATCAAATTCTATCTAGTCTTGTTTGTATTTTTCCAGTCATTCTAGATACTCTATTTAAATTTTGGGTTTTTcgttatttaaattgtgtttctCCGTCACTTGTAGTGATTTATCATTCAATGAATGAATAA